From the genome of Streptomyces spinoverrucosus:
GGCTCCGGCGGAGTTCCACGTCACCGGTGTGGGGCGGATCACACTGCGGGTCGGCCCGGCTACGGTAGGGCGCGCAGCGAACACCATTTCTTCCCCTTTGAGGTGTTTCACCATGGCCCTGAGCATCCGCAACCAGCTGCCCGGCACCGTCACCGCCATCACCCCCGGCGAGGTCATGGCGACCGTCGCGGTCCGTCTCGGCGGCGGGCAGGACATCACCGCGGCGATCACCGTGGACGCGGTACGGGACCTGGGGCTGACGGAGGGGTCCGCCGTACGCGCCCTCGTCAAGTCCACGGAGGTCGCCCTCGCCACCGGCTCGGTGGACGGA
Proteins encoded in this window:
- a CDS encoding TOBE domain-containing protein → MALSIRNQLPGTVTAITPGEVMATVAVRLGGGQDITAAITVDAVRDLGLTEGSAVRALVKSTEVALATGSVDGLSIRNKLRGTVLGVGTGGAMASVKVGVEGGELTSAITRDAVDDLGLAPGAPVVALIKATEVSLAAG